Within Deltaproteobacteria bacterium, the genomic segment ATCCGCTGATTTCTCCAACTGTTCCTGGCACATGACCATCGTGTTATAGGTGTTGTTGAACACCGTCCGGTAGAGCGTTACCATTTGTTTTGCAATTCTTGTAGTTTCCATTGTAGTTTCCATACCTTTTTCCTCCAGGCCGGTTTTTTTTGTTTTCACTAATATAATATTCAATACCCCATTGTCAAGGAATTTTTATTGCAATGCACAATAATATTTTTTTGACGATGAAATATTATATGTGCTTGTTATAACGATACATGATATAGAAATACCGTAAACTGACAGAAAATAAATATTGCACCGTAGAAGAAAAGTACCGGGAGGGGCGGCACCATGGATGATCACATCCTGTTGAAAAAGTATTCGAACAGGCGTCTGTATGACACGAAGAACAGCACTTACGTGACCCTCAACCAGGTCGCCGATATGATTCGCGGCGGGCAGACCGTCGAGGTCTTTGATGCCGGAACTGGAGACGACGTGACGGCCTTCATACTGACCCAGATCATCGTTGAGGAAGCAAGAACGAGAAACAGCCTTCTGCCGGTTCCTTTCTTGCACATGGTAATCCGATTCGGAGATACGGTCCTGAAAGAATTTTTTGAGAACTATCTGCAGCAGACCGTACAGAACTATCTTTCCTATAAGGATGAAATGGACAAGCATTTCAGAAAGTGGCTTGAAGTGAGCGCGGATTTCTCAGAAGCGGCGAAACAGACGATGCAGACCATGTCGCCCTTTCAATCCCTATTTGAGGGGGAGTTCCCTCAAAGAAAAGGGAAAGATACAAAGAAAAAGAAACCCTGAACTGAATCTTGATTCCTTTGCGGCATCGAAGACTTCCGGATACATCATTTCGAATGAATGTCACTGTGGTCGAGCATGAACGCGGCTATCCGCGTATAATGCTCCCTGAGCACCTTTTCCGATCGGAAGAGCGCCATGTGCCCCCCATCGCATATGAGGGTCAGTTTCTGCGAATCCGGTACCGAGGTTATATACTTC encodes:
- a CDS encoding transcriptional regulator encodes the protein MDDHILLKKYSNRRLYDTKNSTYVTLNQVADMIRGGQTVEVFDAGTGDDVTAFILTQIIVEEARTRNSLLPVPFLHMVIRFGDTVLKEFFENYLQQTVQNYLSYKDEMDKHFRKWLEVSADFSEAAKQTMQTMSPFQSLFEGEFPQRKGKDTKKKKP